Part of the Candidatus Hydrogenedentota bacterium genome, ACGGCTTCAATATCGACATCATCCACCGCCTCTCCGGCCGTATTCCACTCGATCCGGACGCCCGCGCCCCCTACGCCTGCGTCGAGCTATCGGTCCGCGGCATCGCGGACGACGCAACCGCCCTGCGTGGTCGCTTTCTCGACCTCGCGCATGAAACGGGCATCGATATCGCCTTCCAGGCGGACGATCTCTACCGCCGCCACCGGCGCCTGGTTGCCTTCGACATGGACTCCACGCTCATTCAGACCGAGGTTATCGACGAACTCGCCCGCGCCGCCGGCGTGGGGGAGGCCGTTTCCGCCATCACCGAGGCCGCCATGCGCGGGGAGCTCGACTTCAAGGAAAGCCTGCGCCAGCGCCTCGCGCTCCTCAAGGGCCTCGACGTCTCCGTCATGGCGGGCATCGCCGAAAGCCTCCCCCTGACCGACGGCGCCGAACGCCTGTTGCGCACCCTGAGACAACTGGGCTACAAAACCGCCATCATTTCCGGCGGCTTCACCTACTTCGGCGAGTATCTCAAGGCGAAGCTCGGCGCGGACTATGTGATCGCAAACGAACTCGAAATTGCGGACGGAAAGCTCACCGGCGGCGTTGTGGGCGATATCGTCGACGGCGAGAAGAAGGCCGAGTGCCTCGCCGCGCTTGCCTCGCGCGAAGGCATCCGCCTGGAGCAGGTGGTCGCCGTAGGCGACGGCGCCAATGACCTGCCCATGCTCCGCCGCGCCGGCCTCGGCATTGCCTTCCGGGCCAAGCCCGTCGTCAAGCAGAGCGCCCGCAACGCCCTCAGCACCGTCGGACTCGACGGCATCCTCTACCTCATCGGCGTGCGCGACCGCGAAGCCACCGCCATCCAGACGAACGACGACGCCATCCCACTGCCCGCGCGCTGACAACCGATCCAATAATCAGCACGCGCGCCATTCCTCCCCGAGAATGCGCCCCGCGCACGCCGGAATAGATTTTCCCGCCCGCCATTCTCCATCATACCCCCATGAACGAATTGCCCTACATTCTGTCCGCCGCGACCGCCCTGGCCGCGGCTTTCGTCGGCCGCGCCTACGGCCGCCGCCTGCACGCGCGCGGATTCACGTTGTCCGCCCATATCAGCGTAAACGAGTGCCCCCTCATTCCGCTCTCCCTGCTGCTGTTCGTACTGCTGCAAGTCTGCGCCAGCACCCTCCTGCGCAACCCCCAGATCGGCTGGATCCTGCCGCTGCCCGTCGAATACTACATCACCCCCGCCATGTGGGCCCTCAAGCTCTTCTTCGTCGTGTTCGCGATGGCCTCCGTGGCCGCTGTCGCCGTACTCCAGGCCTATCCGCGCCGCGCCGCAATCCTACTATTCACCATCGCGGCGGCCCTCGCGGTCGAGGGCCTCAACCGCTGGGCGGTACAGCCCGGCCTGGGCCAAATCGAGGAGCGATGGCGCGACGGCGTGATCATCCAGACCAACCCCTCCACCTGCGCCGCGGCCTCGGCGGCGAACATCGCCCGCCAGTTCGGCATCGAAAAGACCGAAGCGGAAATGGTAGATCTACTGAACACCACCTGGGCCGGCACCTCCCCCGCGCAGATCGTATACGGCCTGCGAAGCCTCGGATTAATGGCGGAAAAAGTGCAACACCCCGACCGCGACCTGTCGAAAGTACGCGCGCCCGCCATCTTGCTCGTGGATGCCGGTGGGGAACCCGACGCACACGCCGTGGCCTACATGGGGCGCCGGGGGCCGCTCTATGAGATCTGGGACCCCAATCCGGGGCGCACCATATTGCCCCTGGCCGCCATACAGGAGCGCTGGCGGGGCCGCGCTATCGAAGTGCGCGCGGAATAGCTTCCCCCTATTCGGGCGACATGCTCGCATCCCGCGCGAGCGGATTCGGGCCGAAAATCGGCGTCAGAAACGACTCCCAACCGCGCCGGTACACCGCCTCGGACAGCACGAAGCCAATATTGTGACCGCCCGCGATCTCCAGAAACGTTTTGGGTTCATTCGCTCGGGCGAACAGCTCCCGCCCGTGCGCATACGGAATGACCTCGTCTTCCGGGCTGTGAATGATCAGCAGCGGCGCCGAAATACGGTCGACCTTGTCCTTGTTCTCGAAGCGGTGGCGGATCAGCCAGGTCACCGGGCGAAAAAGCAGCGTGGATCGCGCGATGTCCGGGGTCGAAAGAAATGCGCTCTCCAGGATTACCGCGCCCGGGCGCACCGAGGTGGCCAGTTCGGCGGTCGGCGCCGACCCCAGCGATCGGCCAAACAGAAGGATCTCCTCCGCCGGAATGCCGCGCTCCTCCCGGAGGTAGTCCCACATCGAATGGATATCCGCGTAGCAGCGCGTCTCCGACGGCGATCCCGTACTGTGCCCGTACCCGCCGTAGTCATACGCCAGCACCGAAAACCCGAAGGAGCGCAGCAGCTGGATCGACTCGATGCGCCCCGAGAGGTTGCCCGCGTTCCCGTGGGAAAACAGCACCACGCCCCGGTGGTTCTCCAGGGGGACATACCACCCGTGCGTCGTGTGCCCCAGAACCTCCCGCGTCACCTCCTCAAACGGCAGGCCCGCCGAGGCCGGCGTGCGGTCCATGTGGCGCGACGCGGGGAAGATCAGGTAGCCTTGGAGGAAGTACAGCGCGGCGCAGAACAGGACGTAGGCCCCGCCGCACAGCGCCACCATGCGAATCGACTTAATGAGCAGCGAGGGGGTGTCCATCCGTTGAATCAGGCGGCCTGCCCGGCCTTGTATTCGTTCAGAAAGCGCAGCAGGCGTTCCACAATTGGCTCGACTTCCATATGCTCCATCAGATCCTTCCGGAGGTTCGCAATGTTGTGCACGCCCTTCAGGTAGCCCGCGTAATGCCGCCGGAACGCCGGAACGCCCCGCCGCGCGCCCCGGTAGTCCACCGAGTCGCGGAGGTGCCGGATGCACATCTGAATCCGCTCTTCCAGCGATGGCTCCGGGAGCAGCTCGCCCGTGTTCAGGTAATGCCGCATATGCCGGAAGATCCACGGGCTGTGGATCGCGCCCCGCCCGATCATGACGCCGTCACAGCCCAGATCGAAGCAGGCCTTCGCGTCTTCCGGCGTCGCGATGTCGCCGTTCGCAATCAGCTGGATGCCGCTCGCCGCCTTGATGCGCGGCAGCCAGCTCCAGTCCGCCCGGCCCGTGTAGCCCTGCTTCCGCGTGCGGCAATGCACCGTCAGCGCCTGCACGCCCAGCGACTCCAGCATCCGGGCGACTTCCTCGATCACGAAGCTGTTCTCATCCCAGCCGAGCCGGGTCTTCACCGTCACCGCCAGGTCGGTGCCCCGCATGACCGACTCCACCACCGCGCGGAATTTGTCCAGATCCCGCAACAGCCCGGCGCCATCCCCGCGGCAGGCAATCTTCTTCACCCAGCAGCCGCAGTTGATGTCGACAAAGTCCGCGCCCGCCTCCTGCGCAATGGCCGCCGCGCGCTCCAGCGATTCCTCGCCGCTGCCATAGAGTTGAATCGCCACCGGGCGCTCCGTGTCGAGCACCTGGATCTTCTTCATCGTCTGCGTCACATTGCGGACAATCGCCTCGCAGTTCGCGAACTCCGTATACACCAGATCCGCGCCCTGCTCCTTGCAGATATGCCGGAACGGCACGTCCGAAACATCCTCCATGGGCGCGAGGCAAAGCGGCTTGTCAATATCGATGGAACCAATTTTCATGATGGAAACGTCGGGGGTTGGCCCAAAGGGCGGCTGCTGCGGCAATTTACGCAAGTATAACAGACTTTCCCCCAACAATGCCGCCCCCAATCGAGCGAAAAGAACGTGGAACAGGCGTCTCGCCTGTTCTCAGCGCCGCCAGGCGCGCAAGGCGCTCAACCATCCCTCCCGGGAAACCTCACCCCCCCAGGACAACCTCAAAAAGGATCATCCGGTTTGAAGGTGCATCAGTAACGATGACCTCAAATTTGAGTTGATTGCTCGGTTCTCATTTCCGGGCGGCGACGCTATGACCGGATACGTGATTCCCTGGACCTTGTCTGTAGTGCAGACGGTATATTCGGCGGCAGAACCGGGTGCCAATGCACTCTTTCGGCCCGAAGGGCCAACGCAGTTTTCAGCCCTGGGCAACGCCCAGGGATTGAGCGGTGGGTTTCTTGTGCGCCCTGAAAGGGCAGCGCAGTTTAACTTCGGAAACGCTGGACTGGCATAGCACTGCGCTGCCCTTTCAGGGCGGGGAAGGTGGCGTCCCCGTATTCCCCGGGCGTTGCCCGGGGCTGGGAGCTGCACTGGCCCTTCGGGCCGAAAGAGCAGTCGATACGATTTCACCAACAGAGGCCTAAACCGGCATACATTGGCGGTTCCGGATAATTGGGACACGGAGAAACGGCTATGAAAAATCCCGTACGCTCCAACCGGATGAGCCTTCGAA contains:
- the dusB gene encoding tRNA dihydrouridine synthase DusB, translating into MKIGSIDIDKPLCLAPMEDVSDVPFRHICKEQGADLVYTEFANCEAIVRNVTQTMKKIQVLDTERPVAIQLYGSGEESLERAAAIAQEAGADFVDINCGCWVKKIACRGDGAGLLRDLDKFRAVVESVMRGTDLAVTVKTRLGWDENSFVIEEVARMLESLGVQALTVHCRTRKQGYTGRADWSWLPRIKAASGIQLIANGDIATPEDAKACFDLGCDGVMIGRGAIHSPWIFRHMRHYLNTGELLPEPSLEERIQMCIRHLRDSVDYRGARRGVPAFRRHYAGYLKGVHNIANLRKDLMEHMEVEPIVERLLRFLNEYKAGQAA
- the serB gene encoding phosphoserine phosphatase SerB codes for the protein MHEIFLISVTGEDRPGLTHSLTSVLAAYDVTILDIGQAVIHKMLSLGMLVRVPDSAESAPVLKELLFKAHEMGIHVQFDPIAPDDYAQWVAQQGKPRHIITLLGNRLEASHIAAVTELLAAHGFNIDIIHRLSGRIPLDPDARAPYACVELSVRGIADDATALRGRFLDLAHETGIDIAFQADDLYRRHRRLVAFDMDSTLIQTEVIDELARAAGVGEAVSAITEAAMRGELDFKESLRQRLALLKGLDVSVMAGIAESLPLTDGAERLLRTLRQLGYKTAIISGGFTYFGEYLKAKLGADYVIANELEIADGKLTGGVVGDIVDGEKKAECLAALASREGIRLEQVVAVGDGANDLPMLRRAGLGIAFRAKPVVKQSARNALSTVGLDGILYLIGVRDREATAIQTNDDAIPLPAR
- a CDS encoding alpha/beta hydrolase; translated protein: MDTPSLLIKSIRMVALCGGAYVLFCAALYFLQGYLIFPASRHMDRTPASAGLPFEEVTREVLGHTTHGWYVPLENHRGVVLFSHGNAGNLSGRIESIQLLRSFGFSVLAYDYGGYGHSTGSPSETRCYADIHSMWDYLREERGIPAEEILLFGRSLGSAPTAELATSVRPGAVILESAFLSTPDIARSTLLFRPVTWLIRHRFENKDKVDRISAPLLIIHSPEDEVIPYAHGRELFARANEPKTFLEIAGGHNIGFVLSEAVYRRGWESFLTPIFGPNPLARDASMSPE